One genomic segment of Amycolatopsis sp. WQ 127309 includes these proteins:
- a CDS encoding SDR family oxidoreductase encodes MNASTAADNGTPAFGLYAASKAAVRSFARTWVRELAGRGIRVNAVSPGADRHQRDHRAGRRGERGRLQGETGWRHRRSDPRLTSST; translated from the coding sequence CTGAACGCCTCCACCGCCGCCGACAACGGCACCCCGGCGTTCGGCCTGTACGCGGCGTCCAAGGCCGCCGTCCGGTCGTTCGCGCGGACCTGGGTCCGCGAGCTGGCGGGCCGGGGCATCCGCGTCAACGCCGTCTCGCCGGGGGCCGATCGACACCAACGGGATCACCGAGCTGGTCGGCGCGGAGAACGCGGACGACTGCAAGGCGAAACTGGGTGGCGACATCGCAGATCTGACCCGCGCTTGACTTCAAGCACTTGA
- a CDS encoding DUF3558 domain-containing protein, with protein MKCLPMLGIAILATGLLSACGPAKPERLLSQPPAPARTGAPLPLAQVDRPVELAKFDSDPCALLTKDQVAAVVADPPDDVRANRQTVPPAFGCSWTNRGGALMSAAKPIESPKTLDELAASPLKEDGKLEPWTETSVDGLPAVVYHVFGHTDECSVSVQATEEQMLTFDIQGKDLPGSYWDEDRCGGVAKMAELVIGNLRQS; from the coding sequence GTGAAGTGCTTGCCGATGCTCGGCATCGCGATCCTCGCCACCGGTCTGCTCAGTGCGTGCGGGCCGGCAAAGCCGGAACGCCTGCTCTCCCAGCCGCCGGCTCCGGCTCGGACCGGTGCGCCGCTGCCGCTCGCCCAGGTCGACCGGCCGGTCGAACTGGCGAAGTTCGACTCGGACCCGTGCGCTCTGCTCACCAAGGACCAAGTCGCCGCCGTGGTGGCCGATCCGCCCGACGACGTCCGCGCGAACCGGCAGACCGTCCCGCCCGCGTTCGGCTGTTCCTGGACGAACCGCGGCGGGGCGCTCATGTCGGCGGCGAAGCCGATCGAGAGCCCGAAGACCCTCGACGAACTGGCGGCCTCGCCCCTGAAGGAGGACGGCAAGCTGGAGCCGTGGACCGAGACGTCCGTCGACGGCCTTCCGGCGGTCGTCTACCACGTGTTCGGGCACACCGATGAGTGCTCCGTTTCCGTGCAGGCCACCGAAGAGCAGATGCTCACCTTCGACATCCAGGGCAAGGATCTACCCGGCAGCTACTGGGACGAGGACCGCTGCGGCGGCGTCGCGAAGATGGCCGAACTCGTGATCGGCAACCTCCGGCAGAGCTGA
- a CDS encoding cysteine hydrolase family protein, producing the protein MAKHALLVMDVQPVVVDRYPDPAYLPRLREAIEAARASGTPVIYVVVGFRPGFPEISSRNKMFGALAGSGAPFDEKLTQVHPDVAPEAGDVVVTKRRVSAFAGSDLDVVLRAGGIDHLVLTGIATSGVVLSTLRQAADLDFGLTVLADGCLDADPEVHRVLTEKVFPGQADVTTVAGWVAAR; encoded by the coding sequence GTGGCCAAGCACGCTCTCCTCGTCATGGATGTCCAGCCGGTCGTCGTGGACCGGTACCCCGATCCCGCCTACCTGCCCCGCCTGCGCGAGGCGATCGAGGCCGCCCGGGCGAGCGGCACGCCCGTGATCTACGTCGTCGTCGGGTTCCGCCCCGGATTCCCGGAAATCAGCTCCCGCAACAAGATGTTCGGCGCGCTCGCGGGTTCCGGGGCGCCGTTCGACGAGAAGCTCACTCAGGTGCACCCGGACGTCGCCCCCGAAGCCGGCGACGTCGTCGTCACCAAGCGCCGGGTCAGCGCGTTCGCCGGCAGCGACCTGGACGTCGTGCTGCGGGCGGGCGGCATCGACCACCTGGTCCTCACCGGGATCGCCACCAGCGGCGTCGTGCTGTCCACCCTGCGCCAGGCGGCCGACCTCGACTTCGGCCTCACCGTGCTGGCCGACGGCTGCCTCGACGCCGACCCCGAGGTGCACCGCGTGCTGACCGAGAAGGTGTTTCCGGGCCAGGCGGACGTCACGACCGTCGCCGGGTGGGTCGCCGCCCGCTAG
- a CDS encoding cupin domain-containing protein: MPQPSIVGPDQGEVVVLRGTRMRILEDGSTTEHRLGLAELVVDPHTDGPEQHWHAQHDEGFYIISGSIRFTVGETTHDAPAGTLVMVPPGVPHTFANVTDEPAVLMTTFSPDLYVQYFRDLA; encoded by the coding sequence ATGCCTCAGCCGTCGATCGTCGGACCTGATCAGGGTGAAGTCGTCGTCCTGCGCGGAACCCGGATGCGCATCCTCGAAGACGGCAGCACCACCGAGCACCGGCTCGGGCTGGCGGAGCTGGTCGTCGACCCGCACACCGACGGCCCGGAACAGCACTGGCACGCCCAGCACGACGAGGGCTTCTACATCATTTCGGGCTCGATCCGGTTCACCGTCGGCGAGACCACGCACGACGCGCCGGCCGGGACGCTCGTGATGGTGCCGCCCGGCGTGCCGCACACCTTCGCCAACGTCACCGACGAGCCCGCGGTGCTCATGACGACCTTCTCGCCCGACCTGTACGTCCAGTACTTCCGCGATCTGGCCTAG
- a CDS encoding MerR family transcriptional regulator produces the protein MAARVAGEQVRLTILEASRRSGLSEPTLRYYEQIGLIGPVPRDPSSGHRRYDAAVMDVLDSLGCLRSAGLRVEDLRRYLDLLSRGDAVAAEQRELFDHHADRLEAEIERLTLRLEYLRLKARLWDARDRGDTAAAQGLIPRLVGLIERF, from the coding sequence ATGGCAGCACGAGTCGCGGGTGAACAGGTCCGGCTGACGATCCTGGAGGCGTCGCGGCGCAGCGGGCTGAGCGAGCCCACCTTGCGCTACTACGAGCAGATCGGGCTGATCGGCCCGGTGCCGCGGGACCCGAGCAGCGGGCACCGCCGGTACGACGCGGCGGTCATGGACGTCCTCGACTCGCTGGGCTGCCTGCGTTCGGCGGGCCTGCGGGTCGAGGACCTGCGGCGGTACCTGGACCTGCTGAGCCGCGGGGACGCGGTGGCCGCCGAGCAGCGTGAGCTGTTCGACCACCACGCCGACCGGCTGGAAGCCGAGATCGAGCGGCTGACGCTGCGGCTGGAGTACCTGCGCCTGAAGGCGCGGCTGTGGGACGCCCGCGACCGGGGCGACACCGCCGCGGCGCAGGGCCTGATCCCGCGGCTCGTGGGCCTGATCGAACGATTCTGA
- a CDS encoding M15 family metallopeptidase, translated as MSTSEQARAHGAVPAPVTVFDDDVPAVANLDPALRGALRRAAKEAGIEFAVNGGWRSPEYQERLRREAVAKYGSEREAARWVATPSTSAHVSGDAVDIGPAEARRWLSEHGARYGLCQIYRNEPWHYELRPEAVEEGCPPMYPDPSHDPRMR; from the coding sequence ATGTCCACCAGCGAACAAGCCCGGGCGCACGGCGCGGTCCCGGCGCCGGTAACGGTCTTCGACGACGACGTCCCGGCCGTGGCCAACCTCGATCCCGCACTGCGCGGAGCCCTGCGCCGAGCCGCGAAGGAAGCGGGCATCGAGTTCGCCGTCAACGGCGGCTGGCGTTCCCCGGAGTACCAGGAACGGCTACGCCGGGAAGCGGTCGCGAAGTACGGCTCGGAGCGGGAAGCCGCCCGCTGGGTAGCCACCCCGTCGACGTCGGCCCACGTCTCGGGAGACGCGGTCGACATCGGCCCCGCGGAAGCCAGGAGGTGGCTGTCCGAGCACGGCGCGAGGTACGGGCTGTGCCAGATCTACCGCAACGAACCCTGGCACTACGAACTACGCCCGGAAGCCGTCGAGGAAGGCTGCCCGCCGATGTACCCCGACCCGTCCCACGACCCGCGGATGCGGTGA
- a CDS encoding TetR/AcrR family transcriptional regulator, translating to MPRPASSRTQVRANDRTAALDAAYRPNAGVPLSAAVEAFRITDAPSLSSGSARALLRRPAVFWEQGCEGASLADLTAAMGITKTSRYAAFGNKEDLFRKVLERYEQGPAAYVARALRQPTAREVAATFLAGSVATSTHPGCLSVQGSLAAGEAGRTARDLLTAWRDRGRAHLRDRFRRAVDDGDLPPDADPELLARYVMTVANGIAVQAAGGAGHDELQQVADVAPRNWPPV from the coding sequence ATGCCCCGGCCCGCCAGCTCGCGGACCCAGGTCCGCGCGAACGACCGGACGGCGGCCTTGGACGCCGCGTACAGGCCGAACGCCGGGGTGCCGTTGTCGGCGGCGGTGGAGGCGTTCAGGATCACCGACGCGCCGTCGTTGAGCAGCGGCAGCGCACGTGCGCTCCTTCGGCGGCCGGCCGTCTTCTGGGAGCAGGGCTGCGAAGGCGCGAGCCTGGCCGACCTGACCGCCGCCATGGGCATCACGAAAACGAGCAGGTACGCGGCCTTCGGCAACAAAGAAGACCTGTTCCGCAAGGTCCTCGAACGCTACGAGCAAGGCCCGGCCGCGTACGTGGCCCGCGCGTTGCGGCAACCGACCGCCCGGGAGGTGGCCGCGACGTTCCTGGCCGGCTCGGTCGCGACGAGCACCCACCCCGGCTGCCTGAGCGTCCAGGGTTCGCTGGCCGCCGGCGAGGCCGGACGGACGGCTCGCGACCTCCTCACCGCCTGGCGCGACCGGGGCCGCGCGCACCTGCGCGACCGGTTCCGGCGGGCCGTCGACGACGGCGACCTGCCCCCGGACGCCGATCCGGAGCTGCTCGCCCGGTACGTCATGACGGTGGCGAACGGCATCGCCGTCCAGGCCGCGGGCGGCGCCGGCCACGACGAGCTGCAGCAGGTGGCCGACGTCGCCCCGCGGAACTGGCCGCCCGTCTGA
- a CDS encoding amidohydrolase family protein, with translation MTGHQRIDVHAHYFPDAFIEMAARLIDEDRARMTRSRAPGAGFSAADLVAQLDQAGIDLQVLSPANLLPYVADARNAVTAARETNDIYADLARQHPDRFAVFGSVPLPHVDAAIEETGRCLGIPGVLGIALGCSVAGRPLDDPAFEPFWAELDRRAAVVFLHPVGDTGMALRAYNLNWVVGAPFEDTLAALRLVLSGVTTRYPAIRFIVPHMGGTIPFLLARIDRATGVVARSPDVHLDGPVGDHLRRFHYDTSNRNPHALRCAVETLGAETLVLGSDSPYSLGDELRENVTYIGETVQDADVETAILGGTAARLLGLPA, from the coding sequence ATGACCGGCCACCAGCGGATCGACGTCCACGCGCACTACTTCCCGGACGCGTTCATCGAGATGGCCGCCCGCCTCATCGACGAGGACCGGGCCCGGATGACGCGGTCGCGCGCCCCCGGCGCCGGGTTCTCGGCCGCTGACCTGGTCGCGCAGCTCGACCAGGCCGGGATCGACCTGCAGGTGCTGTCCCCGGCCAACCTCCTGCCGTACGTGGCCGACGCGCGGAACGCCGTCACGGCCGCCCGGGAAACCAACGACATCTACGCCGACCTCGCCCGGCAACACCCCGATCGGTTCGCCGTGTTCGGCAGCGTGCCGCTCCCGCACGTCGACGCCGCGATCGAGGAAACGGGCCGCTGCCTGGGCATCCCCGGGGTGCTGGGCATCGCGCTGGGGTGCTCGGTGGCCGGGCGCCCGCTCGACGATCCGGCGTTCGAACCGTTCTGGGCCGAGCTCGACCGCCGGGCCGCCGTGGTCTTCCTGCACCCCGTCGGCGACACCGGCATGGCGCTGCGGGCCTACAACCTGAACTGGGTGGTCGGCGCCCCGTTCGAAGACACCCTCGCCGCGCTGCGGCTCGTGCTGTCCGGCGTCACCACCCGCTACCCGGCGATCCGGTTCATCGTGCCGCACATGGGCGGCACGATCCCCTTCCTGCTGGCCCGGATCGACCGGGCCACCGGCGTCGTGGCGCGCTCCCCCGACGTCCACCTCGACGGCCCGGTCGGCGACCACCTACGCCGGTTCCACTACGACACGTCGAACCGGAACCCGCACGCGCTGCGGTGCGCCGTCGAGACGCTGGGCGCCGAGACGTTGGTGCTCGGCTCCGACTCGCCCTACTCGCTCGGCGACGAGCTGCGCGAGAACGTCACCTACATCGGTGAAACCGTGCAGGACGCCGACGTCGAGACGGCCATTCTCGGCGGCACCGCGGCCCGGCTGCTCGGCTTACCCGCGTAA
- a CDS encoding DUF4383 domain-containing protein encodes MTVRPASHRTANVARWACRILGVLFVATSPIVVFSADTPSRWHTLLHFGTGLVALYAGFRGGAKVFCLVFGGGYLVFGALGLALGDPVADRMWHVGPLHLMTGDHLFHVVLGTVVLAAGVVTRGRATG; translated from the coding sequence GTGACCGTCCGGCCCGCGAGCCACCGCACCGCGAACGTCGCCCGGTGGGCCTGCCGGATCCTCGGTGTCCTCTTTGTCGCGACCAGCCCGATCGTGGTCTTCTCGGCGGATACGCCGAGCCGCTGGCACACGCTCCTGCACTTCGGCACCGGCCTGGTCGCCCTCTACGCCGGATTCCGCGGCGGGGCCAAGGTGTTCTGCCTCGTCTTCGGCGGCGGGTACCTGGTGTTCGGCGCGCTCGGTCTCGCGCTCGGCGATCCCGTGGCCGACCGCATGTGGCACGTCGGGCCGCTGCACCTGATGACGGGCGACCACCTGTTCCACGTCGTCCTCGGCACGGTCGTGCTCGCCGCAGGGGTCGTGACGCGGGGCCGCGCGACCGGGTAG
- a CDS encoding DMT family transporter has protein sequence MATVDEFAPSRARATGLSLTSWVLFASSGPVAKAVLSTGWSPAAVTAVRIGLAAVLLVPVVGVLRPRALRFRRGDLWLLLGYGVLGVAGVQLFFFVAVARVPVGVAMVLVNLAPALVALWVRVVRRTRLPGAVWLGIGLAVAGLALVAQIWPGTRLDLLGIAAGLGAAICSAGYFLLGEHGASRHDPFGLTAAGLAIGAVVVMAVSPPWTLPAGLLTAPADLGGLRVPVWLALVALAVAGTVLPYLAGLQSLRALPSAVASVLALVEPLVAAALAWLLLGQALGPAQVAGAVMLLAGAVVVQVAGPKSVSAGVDVVRT, from the coding sequence GTGGCCACAGTGGACGAATTCGCCCCGAGCCGGGCGCGCGCGACCGGGTTGAGCTTGACCTCGTGGGTGCTGTTCGCGAGCTCCGGCCCGGTCGCCAAGGCCGTGCTGTCGACGGGCTGGTCGCCGGCCGCGGTGACGGCGGTGCGGATCGGGCTGGCCGCGGTCCTGCTCGTGCCGGTGGTCGGTGTGCTGCGGCCGCGGGCGCTGCGGTTCCGCCGCGGCGACCTGTGGCTGCTGCTCGGCTACGGCGTGCTCGGCGTCGCCGGGGTGCAGCTGTTCTTCTTCGTGGCCGTGGCGCGGGTTCCGGTCGGCGTGGCGATGGTGCTGGTCAACCTGGCGCCCGCGCTGGTCGCGCTGTGGGTGCGGGTGGTGCGGCGCACCCGGCTGCCCGGGGCGGTGTGGCTGGGCATCGGGCTGGCCGTGGCCGGGCTGGCGCTGGTCGCGCAGATCTGGCCGGGCACCCGGCTGGACCTGCTGGGCATCGCGGCCGGACTCGGCGCGGCGATCTGCTCGGCCGGGTACTTCCTGCTCGGCGAACACGGCGCGAGCAGGCACGACCCGTTCGGACTGACGGCGGCCGGCCTGGCGATCGGCGCGGTCGTGGTGATGGCGGTCAGCCCGCCGTGGACGCTGCCCGCAGGGCTGTTGACCGCCCCGGCGGACCTGGGCGGCCTGCGGGTGCCGGTGTGGCTCGCGCTGGTGGCGCTGGCCGTGGCCGGCACCGTGCTGCCCTACCTGGCCGGGTTGCAGTCCTTGCGCGCGTTGCCTTCGGCCGTCGCGAGCGTGCTGGCGCTGGTGGAACCGCTCGTCGCCGCCGCGCTGGCGTGGCTGCTGCTGGGCCAGGCACTCGGCCCGGCCCAGGTGGCTGGGGCGGTCATGTTGCTTGCCGGTGCGGTGGTGGTTCAGGTGGCCGGCCCGAAGTCGGTGTCGGCGGGCGTCGATGTGGTCCGGACGTGA
- a CDS encoding NAD-dependent epimerase/dehydratase family protein, whose product MNDDIRPADTLVLVTGGTGHLGGHSITRLLADGYRVRTTVRDLGRAAGSAASEVVQADLGADDGWAAATDGVDYVLHVASPFPPGAPEDDDEVIRPARDGAVRVLAAAREAGVRRVVLTSSFAAVGYSAAPREEYTEADWTDPADPNSAYVRSKVIAERAAWDQVRSAGGPELAVINPTGIFGPVSGGRLSSSVGLVRAVLDGAMPVVPPVSFGVVDVRDVADLHVRAMTHPQAAGERFLATAGASISFLDLARMVGGPGLSTMELTAERVRAAAETDPAMREAAARLGRVPVIRTTKARTVLGWRPRPVEETVADTVRSLTAAPALRG is encoded by the coding sequence ATGAACGACGACATCCGGCCGGCCGACACGCTCGTGCTGGTCACCGGCGGCACCGGCCACCTCGGCGGCCACAGCATCACGCGGTTGCTGGCCGACGGCTACCGCGTCCGCACCACCGTGCGTGATCTCGGCCGGGCGGCCGGCTCCGCCGCGTCGGAGGTGGTGCAGGCCGATCTCGGTGCCGACGACGGCTGGGCCGCGGCGACCGACGGCGTCGACTACGTGCTGCACGTGGCGTCGCCGTTCCCGCCCGGCGCGCCGGAGGACGACGACGAAGTGATCCGCCCGGCCCGCGACGGCGCCGTGCGGGTCCTCGCCGCCGCCCGGGAGGCCGGCGTCCGGCGGGTGGTGCTGACGTCGTCGTTCGCCGCGGTCGGCTACAGCGCCGCGCCCCGCGAGGAGTACACCGAGGCCGACTGGACCGACCCCGCCGACCCGAACAGCGCCTACGTCCGGTCGAAGGTCATCGCCGAACGCGCGGCCTGGGACCAGGTCCGGTCGGCGGGCGGCCCGGAACTGGCCGTGATCAACCCGACGGGCATCTTCGGCCCGGTCTCCGGCGGGCGCCTGTCGTCGTCGGTCGGGCTGGTGCGGGCGGTGCTGGACGGCGCGATGCCGGTGGTGCCGCCGGTGTCGTTCGGGGTCGTCGACGTCCGCGACGTCGCCGACCTGCACGTCCGGGCGATGACCCACCCTCAGGCCGCGGGCGAGCGGTTCCTCGCCACGGCGGGCGCGTCGATCAGCTTCCTGGACCTGGCCCGCATGGTCGGCGGGCCCGGACTGTCCACTATGGAGCTGACCGCCGAGCGGGTGCGGGCGGCCGCCGAAACCGACCCCGCCATGCGGGAAGCGGCGGCCCGCCTGGGCCGGGTCCCGGTCATTCGCACCACGAAGGCCCGGACCGTGCTGGGCTGGCGGCCCCGCCCGGTCGAGGAGACCGTGGCCGACACCGTCCGCAGTCTCACGGCCGCTCCGGCGTTACGCGGGTAA
- a CDS encoding response regulator transcription factor, with translation MRVLIVEDEPYMAVAIRDGLRLEAIAADIAGDGDTALELLGVNSYDIAVLDRDIPGPSGDEIAESIVASGSGMPILMLTAADRIDDKASGFELGADDYLTKPFDLRELVLRLRALDRRRAHARPPVREIAGLRLDPFRREVYRDDRYVALTRKQFAVLEVLVAAEGGVVSAEDLLERAWDENADPFTNAVRITVSALRKRLGEPWIITTVAGVGYRIDAGGDRG, from the coding sequence ATGCGTGTGCTGATCGTCGAGGACGAGCCCTACATGGCCGTGGCCATCCGCGACGGGCTGCGGCTGGAGGCGATCGCCGCCGACATCGCCGGTGACGGCGACACCGCGCTGGAGCTGCTGGGCGTCAACTCCTACGACATCGCCGTCCTCGACCGCGACATCCCCGGGCCCTCCGGCGACGAGATCGCCGAGAGCATCGTCGCCTCCGGCAGCGGCATGCCGATCCTCATGCTCACCGCCGCGGACCGGATCGACGACAAGGCGTCCGGGTTCGAGCTCGGCGCCGACGACTACCTCACCAAGCCGTTCGACCTGCGCGAGCTCGTCCTGCGGCTGCGGGCGCTCGACCGCCGCCGCGCGCACGCCCGGCCGCCGGTCCGTGAGATCGCGGGCCTGCGGCTGGACCCCTTCCGCCGCGAGGTCTACCGGGACGACCGGTACGTCGCGCTCACCCGGAAGCAGTTCGCCGTGCTCGAGGTGCTCGTCGCGGCCGAAGGCGGGGTCGTCAGCGCCGAAGACCTGCTGGAACGGGCGTGGGACGAGAACGCCGACCCCTTCACCAACGCCGTCCGCATCACCGTCTCGGCCCTGCGCAAGCGCCTCGGCGAACCCTGGATCATCACCACCGTGGCCGGCGTCGGCTACCGCATCGACGCGGGAGGGGACCGTGGCTAG
- a CDS encoding TetR/AcrR family transcriptional regulator, whose protein sequence is MPENATKPEARGQARREQVLTAAAVLFGERGFHGSSMGELARRAGMSVGHIYHYFENKDAIIEALVDREMAQRPGALAGLSQPAGDEQSVVAQLENEVRRVLERERLALWLEILAEAARNPQIAAKLHAADDVASERLTAAVSARLPGLSRRAAAERAGAVAALFQGLIVRSVYQPGLDRAAVVRATRDALRKLLETPTPEGGK, encoded by the coding sequence GTGCCGGAGAACGCCACCAAACCCGAGGCGCGCGGGCAAGCGAGGCGTGAGCAGGTGCTGACCGCGGCCGCCGTCCTGTTCGGTGAGCGGGGGTTCCACGGCTCGAGCATGGGTGAGCTGGCTCGGCGGGCCGGGATGAGCGTCGGGCACATCTACCACTACTTCGAGAACAAGGACGCCATCATCGAGGCCCTCGTCGACCGGGAGATGGCGCAGCGGCCCGGCGCTCTGGCCGGGTTGTCGCAACCCGCCGGTGACGAGCAAAGCGTTGTGGCACAGCTCGAGAACGAGGTGCGGCGCGTCCTCGAACGCGAGCGGCTGGCCCTGTGGCTGGAGATCCTGGCCGAGGCCGCGCGCAACCCGCAGATCGCCGCCAAGCTGCACGCCGCCGACGACGTCGCGAGCGAACGGCTGACCGCGGCCGTTTCCGCTCGGCTGCCCGGGTTGAGCCGGCGGGCGGCGGCCGAGCGGGCCGGGGCCGTGGCCGCGCTCTTCCAGGGGCTCATCGTCCGCTCCGTCTACCAGCCCGGCCTCGACCGCGCCGCGGTCGTGCGCGCGACCCGCGATGCCTTGCGCAAGCTGCTCGAAACCCCCACACCGGAAGGTGGCAAGTGA
- a CDS encoding TetR/AcrR family transcriptional regulator codes for MLVWERPEPPDRPVLAPLSRERIVRAAIGLADADGLDAVSLRKVAAKLDVGPMRLYGYIASKEELLDLMVDAVYAEIRPAGDGWREVLRSHAEAVRRVVHEHEWFADLLGGRPQLGPNALANGETVVAALGAVGLDAVMPTAAAVNAYVAGAVRREIVARRAERATGMDEKRWQAALGPYLVRTFADGRHPTLATVVRDAAHLDADETFRMGLDFLLDGIEARIAK; via the coding sequence ATGTTGGTGTGGGAACGGCCGGAACCGCCGGATCGACCGGTGCTCGCCCCGTTGAGCCGGGAGCGGATCGTGCGCGCGGCGATCGGGCTGGCCGACGCGGACGGCCTGGACGCGGTGTCGCTGCGCAAGGTCGCCGCGAAGCTGGACGTCGGCCCGATGCGGCTGTACGGCTACATCGCGAGCAAGGAGGAGCTGCTCGACCTGATGGTCGACGCCGTCTACGCCGAGATCCGGCCGGCCGGCGACGGCTGGCGGGAGGTGCTGCGATCGCACGCCGAAGCCGTGCGCCGCGTCGTCCACGAGCACGAGTGGTTCGCCGACCTGCTGGGCGGCCGGCCGCAGCTCGGGCCGAACGCACTGGCCAACGGCGAGACGGTGGTGGCCGCGCTGGGCGCCGTCGGCCTGGACGCCGTGATGCCGACGGCCGCCGCGGTCAACGCGTACGTGGCCGGCGCGGTGCGCCGCGAGATCGTCGCCCGGCGGGCCGAGCGGGCCACCGGAATGGACGAGAAGCGCTGGCAGGCCGCACTCGGGCCGTACCTGGTCCGCACCTTCGCCGACGGCCGACACCCCACGCTCGCCACGGTGGTGCGCGACGCCGCCCACCTGGACGCCGACGAGACCTTCCGGATGGGCCTCGACTTCCTGCTCGACGGCATCGAGGCCCGCATCGCGAAGTGA
- a CDS encoding NAD(P)/FAD-dependent oxidoreductase, giving the protein MTIAIVGAGLGGLALARVLHVHGIDAVVYEREPSRDARGQGGMLDIHSGQRALHEAGLIDGFHAIARGEGQDMRLLQPDGTLLLQEDTPDDAPLLRPEVDRADLRDLFLDALPEGVVRWGHAFESAGNGVLRFTDGRSTTYDLLVGADGAQSRVRALLTDARPAHIGQNIVEVGIPDIDRTHPGLATMVGRGNYWVFGDGLSLAAQRNGDGRVRIGLSFYNTGEDWIATCGIPFDDPAAARARLIDLLAGWDPRITALIAACDDTVVARAITTLPAGLTWPPAPDVTLIGDAAHLMPPVGEGANMALLDGALLGLALAAHPGDFPAAIGEYEREMYERTSAAARMSAGMQELLMSPDAAERLLAFFQPG; this is encoded by the coding sequence ATGACCATCGCCATCGTCGGAGCCGGTCTTGGTGGCCTGGCTCTCGCCCGGGTGCTGCACGTGCACGGCATCGACGCCGTCGTCTACGAACGCGAGCCGTCACGCGACGCGCGCGGCCAGGGCGGCATGCTCGACATCCACTCCGGCCAGCGGGCGCTGCACGAGGCCGGCCTGATCGACGGGTTCCACGCGATCGCCCGCGGTGAAGGCCAGGACATGCGCCTTCTCCAGCCGGACGGCACCCTGCTGCTCCAGGAGGACACCCCCGACGACGCGCCGCTCCTGCGCCCCGAGGTCGACCGCGCCGACCTGCGCGACCTGTTCCTGGACGCCCTCCCGGAAGGCGTGGTGCGCTGGGGGCACGCGTTCGAGTCCGCCGGCAACGGCGTGCTGCGCTTCACCGACGGCCGCAGTACGACGTACGACCTGCTGGTCGGGGCGGACGGCGCGCAGTCGCGGGTCCGCGCGCTGCTGACCGACGCCCGCCCGGCGCACATCGGCCAGAACATCGTCGAGGTCGGCATCCCCGACATCGACCGCACGCACCCCGGCCTCGCGACGATGGTCGGACGCGGCAACTACTGGGTGTTCGGCGACGGGCTCTCCCTGGCCGCGCAACGCAACGGCGACGGGCGGGTCCGCATCGGCCTCAGCTTCTACAACACCGGCGAGGACTGGATCGCGACCTGCGGGATCCCGTTCGACGACCCGGCCGCCGCCCGGGCGCGGCTGATCGACCTGCTCGCCGGCTGGGACCCGCGGATCACCGCGCTGATCGCGGCCTGCGACGACACGGTCGTGGCGCGCGCGATCACCACACTCCCCGCCGGCCTGACCTGGCCGCCGGCGCCGGACGTCACGCTGATCGGCGACGCCGCGCACCTGATGCCGCCGGTGGGGGAGGGCGCGAACATGGCGCTGCTCGACGGCGCTTTGCTGGGCCTCGCGCTGGCCGCGCACCCGGGTGACTTTCCCGCCGCCATCGGGGAGTACGAACGCGAGATGTACGAGCGCACCAGCGCGGCCGCCCGGATGTCCGCGGGCATGCAGGAGCTGCTGATGTCGCCGGACGCGGCCGAGCGGCTGCTCGCGTTCTTCCAGCCCGGCTGA
- a CDS encoding YbaB/EbfC family nucleoid-associated protein codes for MTAPHHDLRLMQQQAAELDARLAAARHIARSAEQPVTAVVTGQGKLVDLRIDDRALHGAHAQKLGLAIVEAVRNARNEARSASLPQLNALFGKPSAPPPATGLLPPRQPVAPEPVRRPVAPAEEENFEELDFLTDEPDSGGARW; via the coding sequence ATGACCGCACCACACCACGATCTCCGGTTGATGCAGCAGCAAGCCGCTGAACTGGACGCGCGGCTCGCGGCCGCCCGGCACATCGCGAGGTCGGCCGAGCAGCCCGTGACCGCGGTCGTCACCGGCCAGGGAAAGCTCGTCGACCTGCGGATCGACGACCGGGCGCTGCACGGCGCACACGCGCAGAAGCTGGGCCTCGCCATCGTCGAGGCTGTCCGAAACGCACGAAACGAGGCACGCTCCGCGTCGCTGCCGCAGCTGAACGCGTTGTTCGGCAAGCCATCGGCACCTCCGCCGGCCACCGGGCTCCTGCCGCCGCGGCAACCGGTCGCTCCGGAGCCCGTCCGCCGGCCGGTCGCGCCGGCCGAGGAGGAGAACTTCGAGGAGCTCGACTTCCTGACCGACGAGCCGGACTCGGGAGGTGCGCGCTGGTGA